A window of the Blattabacterium cuenoti genome harbors these coding sequences:
- the tsaD gene encoding tRNA (adenosine(37)-N6)-threonylcarbamoyltransferase complex transferase subunit TsaD, giving the protein MKKNPIIIGIESSCDETAVSIIKCNNILSNVIIHQNIHKNYGGVVPELAAKMHEKNLSIAVEKSFLLANIKKTQLDAVSFTIGPGLIASLLVGCSFSKSLALGLNIPIITVDHIKAHILVHFIKNANINNCEPQFPFLALVISGGHTQIIQVNDYFNMKILGSTLDNAVGEVLDKIAIKFGFNYPGGSTIDMFSKYGNSQKFKFPIPSVKDLNFSFSGIKSYINKFVDCRSINNPLFIKKNIFDLCASIQKLITNILLNKMNMAVMKTNICRIVLAGGVSANNMIRNEFISFCKKNKWELFIPKKKLSTDNGAMIAINGLFKYREKIFDSINVSPYSKFRKF; this is encoded by the coding sequence ATGAAAAAAAATCCAATAATTATTGGTATTGAATCATCATGTGATGAAACTGCTGTATCAATAATAAAATGTAACAATATTTTATCTAATGTTATTATTCATCAGAATATTCATAAAAATTATGGAGGAGTAGTTCCAGAACTAGCAGCAAAAATGCATGAAAAAAATTTATCTATAGCAGTTGAAAAATCTTTTTTATTAGCAAACATAAAAAAAACTCAACTTGATGCAGTTTCATTTACAATAGGACCAGGATTAATAGCATCTTTATTAGTTGGATGTTCTTTTTCAAAATCTCTAGCATTAGGATTAAATATTCCTATTATAACTGTTGATCATATAAAAGCTCATATTCTTGTTCATTTTATAAAAAATGCAAATATTAATAATTGTGAACCACAGTTTCCATTTTTAGCTTTGGTTATAAGTGGAGGACATACTCAAATTATACAAGTTAATGATTATTTTAATATGAAAATATTAGGATCTACATTAGATAATGCGGTTGGAGAAGTATTAGATAAAATTGCAATAAAGTTTGGATTTAATTATCCAGGAGGATCTACTATAGATATGTTTTCTAAATATGGAAATTCTCAAAAATTTAAATTTCCAATTCCATCAGTAAAAGATCTTAATTTTAGTTTTAGTGGAATAAAAAGTTATATTAATAAATTTGTTGATTGTAGATCAATTAATAATCCTCTTTTTATAAAAAAAAATATATTTGATTTATGTGCTTCAATACAAAAGTTGATAACAAATATTTTATTAAATAAAATGAATATGGCTGTTATGAAAACTAATATTTGTAGAATAGTATTGGCAGGAGGAGTCTCTGCTAATAATATGATAAGAAATGAATTTATTAGTTTTTGTAAAAAAAATAAATGGGAATTATTTATTCCTAAAAAAAAATTATCCACTGATAATGGAGCAATGATTGCTATTAATGGTTTATTTAAATATAGAGAAAAAATATTTGATTCTATTAATGTTTCTCCTTATTCTAAATTTAGAAAATTTTAG
- a CDS encoding ATP-dependent Clp protease proteolytic subunit — MNYKKCSKEFIKYAIKHNKINSLYIDEYIKLTTPYIVEERKLNIAQMDVFSRLMMDRVIFLGTPIVDQIGNIIQAQLLFLQSVDSKKDIQIYINSPGGDVYAGLGIYDTMQIVDPDVATICTGVAASMAAVLLCSGKDKKRSSLKHSRIMIHQPIGSTQGQASDIEITVREILKLKKELYEIISYHSGLPIDKIEKDSDRDYWMDSMEAKEYGMIDEILEKKKKN; from the coding sequence ATGAATTATAAAAAATGTTCAAAAGAATTTATAAAATATGCTATTAAACATAATAAAATTAATAGTCTATATATAGATGAATATATAAAATTAACAACTCCATATATTGTTGAAGAAAGAAAACTAAATATAGCTCAAATGGATGTATTTTCTAGATTGATGATGGATAGAGTTATTTTTTTAGGAACTCCTATAGTAGATCAAATAGGAAATATTATACAAGCTCAATTACTATTTTTACAATCTGTAGATTCTAAAAAAGATATTCAAATATATATAAATTCTCCTGGTGGAGATGTTTATGCTGGATTAGGTATATATGATACTATGCAAATAGTAGATCCAGATGTTGCAACTATTTGTACTGGAGTAGCCGCTTCTATGGCTGCTGTATTACTTTGTTCTGGAAAAGATAAAAAAAGATCTTCTTTAAAACATTCCAGAATTATGATACATCAACCTATTGGAAGTACACAAGGACAAGCTTCAGATATTGAAATTACTGTTCGTGAAATTTTAAAATTAAAAAAGGAATTATATGAAATTATATCTTATCATTCAGGATTACCAATAGATAAAATTGAAAAAGATTCGGATAGAGATTATTGGATGGATTCTATGGAAGCAAAAGAATATGGAATGATTGACGAAATATTAGAAAAAAAGAAAAAAAACTGA
- a CDS encoding lipopolysaccharide biosynthesis protein yields the protein MYKKLAIQTIIYSIGLILPKFINYIFVRFFTFSLKREEFSIYTDMYAISFLIIGLLSFGLENTYFRFLYKKNYNKNIVFSTAMIIQLSIVFSFFIIFINFIKKFISITGYSNHPEYIIMFFLIIFFDTICILPMAWIRINEKPFLYTFINMIVMFIQSFFVVYMFFCYNNYHNLNLENKYYLLNIFNIISSFTDKIGYIFFSNVLSSFINFILIIPIIIQELQFSNFKKSVAKKMINYSFSIMLGTIAFSINENLDKILIKRWGSDEINGSYSACYKIASFMSMYTRMFKLGIEPFFFKKSKEYNAKCYYEDIIYLFILFGLIFYVLTCGNMSWGINILINKKYHTAMHIIPIIMMANLFLGIYTNLSIFYKIIDKPFIGTYISLIGVIITFLFNMIFILLPNNNFIIPAWGTFISYGSMLFVMFFWSKKNFGKIFYKIENILIHFLITITIVYIMNRNSIIELNFVIQLLYLIFIIFFEKKRLLTLIK from the coding sequence TTGTACAAAAAATTAGCTATACAAACAATTATTTATTCTATAGGATTAATTTTACCAAAATTTATTAATTATATTTTTGTAAGATTTTTTACTTTTTCTTTAAAAAGAGAGGAATTTTCTATTTATACTGATATGTATGCTATATCTTTTTTGATTATAGGATTATTATCATTTGGATTAGAAAATACTTATTTCAGATTTTTATATAAAAAAAATTACAATAAAAATATAGTGTTTTCTACAGCTATGATTATACAATTATCAATTGTTTTTTCATTTTTTATTATTTTTATAAATTTTATAAAAAAATTTATTTCCATTACAGGATACTCTAATCATCCAGAATATATTATTATGTTTTTTTTAATAATATTTTTTGATACTATATGTATTCTTCCTATGGCCTGGATACGTATTAATGAAAAACCTTTTTTGTATACATTTATAAATATGATTGTAATGTTTATACAATCATTTTTTGTTGTTTATATGTTTTTTTGTTATAATAATTATCATAATCTAAATTTAGAAAATAAATATTATTTATTGAATATATTTAATATAATTAGTTCTTTTACAGATAAAATTGGTTATATATTTTTTTCTAATGTATTATCTTCTTTTATTAACTTTATATTAATAATTCCTATTATAATTCAGGAATTACAATTTTCTAATTTTAAAAAATCTGTGGCAAAAAAAATGATAAATTATAGTTTTTCTATTATGCTTGGAACTATAGCCTTTTCTATAAATGAAAATTTAGATAAAATTTTAATTAAAAGATGGGGTTCAGATGAAATTAATGGATCATATTCCGCATGTTATAAAATAGCTTCTTTTATGAGTATGTATACAAGAATGTTCAAATTAGGAATTGAACCATTTTTTTTTAAAAAATCTAAAGAATATAATGCAAAATGTTATTATGAAGATATTATTTATTTATTTATTTTATTTGGATTAATTTTTTATGTTTTAACATGTGGAAATATGTCTTGGGGAATAAATATTTTAATAAATAAAAAATATCATACAGCAATGCATATTATTCCTATAATTATGATGGCAAATTTATTTTTAGGTATATATACAAATTTATCAATATTTTATAAAATTATTGATAAACCTTTTATAGGAACTTATATATCATTAATAGGAGTAATAATTACATTTTTATTTAATATGATTTTTATATTACTTCCTAATAATAATTTTATAATACCTGCTTGGGGTACTTTTATATCTTATGGTTCTATGCTTTTTGTTATGTTTTTTTGGAGTAAAAAAAACTTTGGAAAAATTTTTTATAAAATAGAAAATATTTTAATTCATTTTTTAATAACAATTACTATTGTATACATAATGAATAGAAATTCTATTATAGAATTAAATTTTGTTATTCAATTATTATATTTGATATTCATTATATTTTTTGAAAAAAAAAGATTATTAACTTTAATAAAGTGA
- a CDS encoding dUTP diphosphatase yields MKNTSKQKNFFPKIFCNINNSISIDFMNRKLISTGLYVCSNFIKKYHFFIKKIFVNAFCIIHIQKNMGLKIVIINIIPETKTIINYKEKIVIIDILPIININWIESSILNKSKRGENCFGSTGI; encoded by the coding sequence GTGAAAAATACTTCAAAACAAAAAAATTTTTTTCCAAAAATATTTTGTAATATAAATAATTCAATATCCATAGATTTTATGAATAGAAAATTAATTTCTACAGGACTTTATGTTTGTTCAAATTTTATTAAAAAATATCACTTTTTTATAAAAAAAATATTTGTAAATGCATTTTGTATAATTCATATTCAAAAAAATATGGGACTTAAAATAGTTATAATAAATATTATACCTGAAACAAAAACTATTATTAATTATAAAGAAAAAATAGTTATAATAGATATATTACCTATAATTAATATAAATTGGATAGAATCATCTATTTTGAACAAAAGTAAAAGAGGGGAAAATTGTTTTGGAAGTACTGGAATATAA
- a CDS encoding sugar phosphate nucleotidyltransferase produces MKILIPIAGKASRLYPHTLYTPKAFLSIVGKSILKRLLDNLTELINFFSVKEIIFIINKNKIKIEEKLKKLTYDIGIRSIIYYQKNPLGTADAILKAKDSLNGPIIIIFSDILINKIYFKDKINKNCENIIWTKKVKNPHSFGVVKCNTNGIITNFVEKPKNFISNMAIVGLYYFKNSLLLKKEIEYIINNKIKNNKEYQLTLVLNNMIKKGVKFFNQSVKNWLDFGNKKNIILSNSKILSMEFKNKSKLIHKKTILKNSIIINPCYIEKNTKIENSVIGPYVSIGKFTTIKNSNIRNSLIQNYSKIIFSNMENSIIGNHTTYKCISKEINLGDYSTIF; encoded by the coding sequence ATGAAAATTTTAATTCCTATAGCTGGAAAAGCTTCTCGTCTATATCCTCATACATTATATACTCCTAAAGCTTTTTTATCCATTGTCGGAAAATCAATTTTAAAAAGATTACTAGATAACTTAACTGAGTTAATTAATTTTTTTTCTGTAAAAGAAATTATATTTATAATAAATAAAAATAAAATAAAAATAGAAGAAAAACTAAAAAAATTAACATATGATATAGGAATACGTTCAATTATATATTATCAAAAAAATCCATTAGGAACAGCTGATGCTATATTAAAAGCTAAAGATTCTCTAAATGGACCAATAATTATTATATTTTCTGATATACTTATTAATAAAATTTATTTCAAAGATAAAATAAATAAAAATTGTGAAAATATCATATGGACTAAAAAAGTTAAAAATCCTCATTCATTTGGTGTTGTAAAATGTAATACTAATGGAATAATTACAAATTTTGTAGAAAAACCTAAAAATTTTATTTCTAACATGGCTATTGTGGGACTTTATTATTTTAAAAATAGTCTTCTTTTAAAAAAAGAAATAGAATATATAATAAATAACAAAATAAAAAATAATAAAGAATATCAATTAACATTAGTATTAAACAATATGATAAAAAAAGGAGTAAAATTTTTTAATCAATCTGTTAAAAACTGGTTAGATTTTGGAAATAAAAAAAATATTATTTTATCAAATTCAAAAATATTATCAATGGAATTTAAAAATAAATCTAAGTTAATTCATAAAAAAACAATACTAAAAAATAGTATAATTATAAATCCATGTTACATAGAAAAAAATACAAAAATAGAAAATAGTGTTATAGGTCCATATGTGTCAATAGGAAAATTTACAACTATAAAAAATAGTAACATTAGAAATTCATTAATTCAAAACTATTCAAAAATTATTTTTTCTAATATGGAAAATAGTATAATAGGAAACCATACTACTTATAAATGTATATCTAAAGAAATAAATCTAGGAGATTATTCAACAATATTTTAA
- a CDS encoding Sec-independent protein translocase subunit TatA/TatB — MDFYWILFILLGTFGTTEIVVIVILALLLFGGKKIPELMKGLGTGLKEFKKASESDEDSHSQHKSNNNSDTEK, encoded by the coding sequence ATGGATTTTTATTGGATTCTTTTTATATTACTTGGAACTTTTGGAACTACAGAAATAGTAGTTATAGTTATTCTTGCACTTTTACTTTTCGGAGGAAAAAAAATACCAGAGTTAATGAAAGGATTGGGAACTGGTTTAAAAGAATTCAAAAAAGCTTCTGAATCTGATGAAGATTCACATTCACAACACAAATCTAACAATAACTCTGATACTGAGAAATAA